In Rahnella aquatilis CIP 78.65 = ATCC 33071, one DNA window encodes the following:
- a CDS encoding efflux RND transporter periplasmic adaptor subunit, which translates to MNKNRGLTPLAVVLMLSGSLALTGCNDKEAQQGAPQAPQVGVVTLKTEPLNVTTELPGRTAAFRIAEVRPQVNGIILKRNFVEGSDIKAGTSLYQIDPATYQAAYDSAKGDLVKAQANAQISRLTVTRYKPLLGTSYISKQDYDTAVATAAQADAAVVSAKAAVESARINLAYTKVTSPISGRIGKSSVTEGALVSNGQTTALATVQQLDPIYVDVTQSSNDFLRLKQELADGSLKQTDGKAQVKLLMDNGKEYSQPGTLEFSDVTVDETTGSITLRAIFPNPNDSLLPGMFVRARLDEGVNNNALLVPQQGITRNPRGDATAMVVGADNKVELRTVTTTQAIGNKWVVTEGLKSGDKIIVTGLQKIKPGVQVTAQEVDQNAAAPATATKS; encoded by the coding sequence CGCAGGTTGGCGTCGTTACCCTGAAAACTGAACCGCTTAATGTGACTACCGAACTTCCAGGTCGTACTGCTGCTTTCCGCATTGCTGAAGTACGACCACAGGTTAACGGTATCATTCTCAAACGCAACTTCGTTGAAGGCAGCGACATCAAGGCCGGTACCTCTTTATATCAAATTGATCCTGCCACTTATCAGGCCGCGTATGACAGCGCTAAAGGCGATCTGGTAAAAGCTCAGGCGAATGCACAAATTTCCCGTCTTACCGTGACCCGTTACAAACCTCTGCTCGGCACCAGCTACATCAGTAAGCAAGATTACGATACAGCGGTCGCGACTGCAGCGCAGGCTGATGCTGCGGTAGTCAGTGCAAAAGCTGCCGTTGAGTCTGCTCGCATCAATCTGGCTTACACCAAAGTGACCTCCCCTATCAGCGGACGTATCGGTAAATCGTCTGTGACAGAAGGTGCACTGGTGTCTAACGGCCAGACCACTGCGCTGGCAACCGTGCAACAACTCGACCCTATTTACGTTGACGTGACACAGTCCAGCAATGATTTCCTGCGTCTGAAACAGGAACTGGCTGACGGTTCATTGAAACAGACTGACGGTAAAGCGCAGGTCAAGCTGCTGATGGATAACGGTAAAGAATATTCACAGCCGGGTACATTAGAATTCTCTGATGTGACTGTTGATGAAACTACCGGTTCCATTACTTTACGAGCCATCTTCCCGAATCCAAACGATTCCCTGCTGCCGGGTATGTTTGTGCGCGCGCGTCTCGATGAAGGTGTTAACAACAATGCTCTGCTGGTACCACAGCAAGGTATCACCCGTAACCCACGCGGTGATGCAACAGCGATGGTTGTCGGCGCTGACAATAAAGTTGAACTTCGTACTGTGACCACGACGCAAGCGATAGGCAATAAATGGGTCGTTACAGAAGGTCTGAAAAGTGGCGATAAAATTATCGTGACAGGTCTGCAAAAAATTAAGCCAGGCGTACAGGTTACTGCACAGGAAGTCGATCAAAACGCAGCAGCGCCCGCTACAGCGACGAAGTCTTAA